In Bombina bombina isolate aBomBom1 chromosome 6, aBomBom1.pri, whole genome shotgun sequence, a single genomic region encodes these proteins:
- the LOXL1 gene encoding lysyl oxidase homolog 1: MVLLEKLCLWLSGLSLALGQEGWGQMIQWEESGRRYRLLNSGSEYQAAGGGTGGTRVLLDGSRGGGSDLRRQAPTQSRTSSQTVRGNTRHPFGFGQVPDNWREGGETVGTGRFIPSARGSGGRTRQVPSQNSVAQPFVPRPQPPYVPHVPQPEFYHQGYEDSYGYPQGGGSYVQPWGGGYEEAWEEPSPPFGQPPYFAAPPIQPQQQSPPANPSLPQDGLDRRFSHSLFQGGERIPESEPVYPATGGGGGGGNVGLPPFGGVGLGEGGYYGAQRPEPYLPPANVPSVPATGGEAQGGQQSRVSVGSVFRGNQNARGLPDLVPDPHYVQASTYIQRAHLYSLRCAAEERCLSSSAYSAESSDYDVRVLLRFPQRVKNQGTADFLPTRPRQTWEWHSCHQHYHSMDEFSHYDLLDATTGRKVAEGHKASFCLEDTTCDFGNLKRYACTSHTQGLSPGCYDTYNADIDCQWIDITEVKPGNYILKVVVNPKYKVQESDFTNNVVRCNIHYTGRYVSTTNCRITQS; the protein is encoded by the exons ATGGTTCTTTTAGAAAAACTTTGCTTGTGGCTTTCAGGACTTTCCCTAGCCCTGGGGCAAGAGGGCTGGGGGCAAATGATTCAGTGGGAAGAGAGTGGGAGGCGTTATCGGCTGCTAAATTCTGGTTCTGAATACCAAGCTGCAGGTGGAGGCACAGGAGGAACTCGGGTTCTGCTGGATGGTAGCCGTGGAGGAGGTTCAGACCTCCGTCGGCAGGCACCCACCCAATCCCGTACTTCATCACAAACTGTGAGGGGAAACACCCGACATCCCTTTGGATTTGGACAGGTGCCTGACAACTGGAGAGAAGGGGGTGAGACAGTAGGTACTGGACGCTTCATTCCATCAGCAAGAGGAAGTGGTGGGAGAACACGCCAGGTCCCTTCACAAAATTCTGTGGCTCAACCATTTGTTCCCAGGCCACAGCCTCCCTATGTCCCCCATGTCCCCCAGCCTGAATTTTATCATCAGGGGTATGAAGACAGCTATGGATACCCTCAGGGAGGAGGAAGCTATGTCCAGCCATGGGGTGGAGGATATGAGGAGGCTTGGGAGGAACCCTCTCCTCCTTTTGGGCAACCCCCTTATTTTGCTGCTCCCCCCATCCAGCCCCAACAGCAGTCTCCCCCAGCTAACCCATCATTGCCTCAAGATGGTCTAGACAGGCGTTTTTCCCATAGTCTATTTCAAGGAGGTGAAAGAATCCCAGAAAGTGAACCAGTATATCCAgcaactggtggtggtggtggtggtgggaatGTGGGCTTGCCTCCCTTTGGAGGAGTGGGACTTGGAGAAGGAGGATATTATGGTGCCCAAAGGCCAGAACCATATCTGCCACCTGCCAATGTACCCAGTGTCCCAGCTACAGGAGGTGAAGCCCAAGGTGGTCAACAAAGCAGAGTCAGTGTGGGAAGTGTGTTCAGAGGTAACCAGAATGCTAGAG GTCTCCCTGATTTAGTTCCTGATCCACATTATGTCCAGGCTTCTACCTATATCCAGAGAGCTCATCTCTATTCACTCCGATGTGCAGCAGAGGAACGCTGCCTCTCAAG CTCTGCGTACAGTGCTGAATCTTCAGATTACGATGTCAGAGTTCTACTCCGTTTCCCGCAGCGAGTCAAAAATCAGGGAACTGCTGACTTTCTGCCTACCCGCCCCCGTCAAACCTGGGAATGGCACAGTTGTCATCA ACACTATCATAGCATGGATGAATTCAGTCACTATGATCTACTAGATGCCACCACAGGCAGGAAGGTCGCAGAAGGGCACAAGGCCAGCTTCTGTCTGGAGGATACCACCTGTGACTTTGGCAACCTTAAGAGATATGCATGCACTTCACACACTCAG GGTCTGAGTCCTGGTTGTTATGACACGTACAATGCAGATATCGACTGTCAGTGGATTGACATCACTGAAGTGAAACCTGGGAACTATATTCTCAAA